From one Leifsonia sp. Root1293 genomic stretch:
- a CDS encoding sugar ABC transporter ATP-binding protein, producing the protein MVSRDQTPTDALVLRDVGKAFGAVVALRSASLTLQRNSIHALVGENGAGKSTLVKIIAGLYQRDTGDFELDGQSVDFTSTAQSKASGIAVIYQEPTLFPDLSVTENVFMGRQPTGRFGRIDRKAMRTEVVALFKRLGVRIDPDRPAEGLSIADQQIIEIAKAISLDASVLVMDEPTAALSGVEVDRLFAVARSLRDEGRALLFISHRFDEVFALCDTVTVMRDGEYISTDAIVDTSVEEIVRRMVGRDVGDLFPKEVAEIGDPVLVVDGLHSAGVFSDISFTVRSGEIVGLAGLVGAGRSEVARAIFGVDSYDSGSTSIGGVPVPKRNPTAAMRLGLALVPEDRRKQGLFLDASVSGNITMAIRRQLVKAGILTAGMENAAAQIWASRLEVKTSALDTLAGTLSGGNQQKVVLGKWLATDPRVLIIDEPTRGIDVGTKAEVHRLLSELAGRGLAILMISSELPEVLGMADRVLVMREGRITAEIDRADATSESVMFAATHASEQHS; encoded by the coding sequence ATGGTGTCGCGAGATCAGACGCCCACCGATGCCCTCGTGCTCCGCGACGTCGGAAAGGCGTTCGGCGCCGTCGTCGCACTCCGATCGGCCTCCCTCACGCTGCAGCGCAATTCCATCCACGCGCTCGTCGGCGAGAACGGCGCAGGCAAGTCGACGCTCGTGAAGATCATCGCCGGGCTGTATCAGCGCGACACCGGCGATTTCGAGCTCGACGGCCAGTCCGTCGACTTCACATCGACGGCTCAGTCGAAGGCATCCGGGATCGCCGTGATCTACCAGGAGCCCACCCTCTTCCCCGACCTGTCGGTCACCGAGAACGTGTTCATGGGGCGACAGCCGACAGGACGCTTCGGCCGCATCGACCGGAAGGCGATGCGCACCGAGGTCGTCGCGCTGTTCAAGCGTCTGGGCGTGCGCATCGACCCCGACCGCCCGGCCGAGGGGCTCTCCATCGCCGACCAGCAGATCATCGAGATCGCCAAGGCCATCTCACTCGACGCCAGCGTGCTCGTCATGGACGAGCCGACCGCCGCACTGTCGGGTGTCGAGGTCGACCGCCTGTTCGCGGTCGCCAGAAGCCTCCGCGACGAGGGTCGCGCCCTGTTGTTCATCTCGCACCGCTTCGACGAGGTCTTCGCGCTCTGCGACACCGTCACCGTCATGCGCGACGGCGAGTACATCTCCACGGACGCCATCGTCGACACCAGCGTCGAGGAGATCGTGCGGCGCATGGTCGGCCGCGACGTCGGCGACCTGTTCCCCAAGGAGGTCGCCGAGATCGGCGACCCCGTGCTCGTGGTCGACGGACTCCACTCGGCGGGAGTCTTCAGCGACATCAGCTTCACCGTGCGCTCGGGCGAGATCGTCGGGCTCGCCGGTCTGGTGGGTGCCGGCCGCAGCGAGGTGGCCCGTGCCATCTTCGGCGTCGACTCCTACGACAGCGGCAGCACCAGCATCGGCGGCGTCCCGGTTCCCAAGCGCAATCCGACGGCAGCCATGCGCCTGGGCCTCGCCCTGGTGCCCGAGGATCGCCGCAAGCAGGGACTCTTCCTCGACGCGTCGGTCTCCGGCAACATCACCATGGCCATCCGCCGCCAGCTTGTCAAGGCCGGCATCCTCACCGCGGGAATGGAGAATGCCGCTGCGCAGATCTGGGCGAGCCGGCTCGAGGTCAAGACCAGTGCGCTCGACACCCTCGCCGGAACACTGAGCGGTGGAAACCAGCAGAAGGTCGTGCTCGGCAAGTGGCTCGCCACGGATCCTCGGGTCCTCATCATCGACGAGCCCACCCGTGGCATCGATGTCGGCACCAAGGCCGAGGTTCACCGGCTCCTGTCGGAGCTCGCCGGCCGCGGCCTCGCCATCCTGATGATCTCGTCGGAGCTGCCGGAGGTGCTCGGCATGGCCGACCGCGTCCTCGTCATGCGAGAGGGCCGCATCACCGCAGAGATCGACCGGGCCGACGCCACCAGCGAGTCGGTCATGTTCGCAGCCACCCACGCATCGGAGCAGCACTCGTGA
- a CDS encoding LacI family DNA-binding transcriptional regulator, whose protein sequence is MSASVRDVAAAASVSVGTVSNVLNHPDKVAAETVARVQAAIEKLGFVRNDAARQLRAGKSRSIGMVVLDVGNPFFTDVARGAEDRAAEDGFTLLLGNSDEKLAREGSYLDLFEEQRVHGILITPVGEDLARLGRVQANGTPAVLVDREADRAEFSSVSVDDVAGGYLAVRHLIEQGKRRIAFVGGPHGLRQVRDRLAGARKAVTETPGVQLELIDTDSLSVLQGRAAGEALRSREAVHRPDGVFAANDLLAMGVLQALHMLGDIRIPDDIALIGYDDIGFAAAAVVPLSSIRQPAALIGYTAVDLMLREAAGAAGFEREHVVFQPELVVRQSTSGV, encoded by the coding sequence ATGTCAGCGAGTGTCCGCGACGTCGCGGCGGCGGCATCCGTCTCGGTCGGCACAGTGTCGAACGTGCTCAATCATCCCGACAAGGTCGCTGCCGAGACCGTGGCGAGGGTGCAGGCCGCCATCGAGAAGCTCGGCTTCGTGCGCAACGACGCCGCCCGGCAGTTGCGGGCCGGCAAGAGCCGCAGCATCGGCATGGTCGTGCTCGATGTGGGCAACCCGTTCTTCACCGACGTCGCTCGGGGAGCAGAGGACCGCGCCGCAGAAGACGGCTTCACCCTCCTGCTCGGCAACAGCGACGAGAAGCTGGCCCGCGAAGGGTCCTACCTCGACCTGTTCGAGGAGCAGCGGGTGCACGGCATCCTGATCACCCCCGTCGGAGAGGACCTTGCTCGGCTGGGACGAGTGCAGGCGAATGGAACGCCGGCGGTGCTCGTCGACCGAGAGGCCGATCGGGCCGAGTTCTCGTCCGTGTCCGTCGACGACGTGGCCGGGGGCTACCTCGCGGTGCGGCACCTCATCGAGCAGGGCAAGCGGCGCATCGCGTTCGTGGGAGGCCCGCACGGCCTGCGGCAGGTGCGCGATCGCCTCGCGGGTGCGCGCAAGGCCGTGACGGAGACCCCAGGCGTTCAGCTCGAGCTCATCGACACCGACTCGCTCTCCGTGCTCCAGGGCAGAGCAGCAGGCGAGGCGCTGCGTTCCCGTGAGGCCGTGCACCGGCCGGACGGCGTCTTCGCCGCCAACGACCTGCTCGCGATGGGCGTGCTGCAGGCGCTGCACATGCTGGGCGACATCCGCATCCCCGATGACATCGCCCTGATCGGCTACGACGACATCGGCTTCGCGGCGGCCGCCGTGGTGCCGCTGTCGTCGATCCGCCAGCCGGCCGCCCTCATCGGGTACACGGCCGTCGACCTCATGCTGCGCGAGGCCGCCGGCGCCGCCGGCTTCGAGCGCGAACATGTGGTGTTCCAGCCCGAGCTCGTGGTGCGTCAGTCGACGAGCGGCGTCTGA
- a CDS encoding MFS transporter, which translates to MFRSLSTYNYRIWFVGALVSNIGGWMQSMTQDWVVLTQLTQNSAVAVGFTMALQFGPQLVLVPFTGLVADRFDRRRILFVTQTVLMLLAVGLGVLLLGGHAELWHLYAFALALGITNAFDAPARQSFVSDLVSGQNTSNAVALNAASFNTARLIGPAVAGLLIVVIGSGWVFIVNAFTFIAMLAALAMLRRDELRLHPKIKRARGQFVQGFRYVATRPDLKVVFVIVFLVSAFGMNFPIFASTMAVEFGEGAGEYGLLSSILAIGSLTAALLSARRSRARLRVVIAATGFFGLAALTAALMPSYATFAVSLIFIGFGTVTLLTTANGYVQTTVPGELRGRVLALYMALLMGGTLIGAPVIGWVADAFGPRWGLGVAAIAATTGFVIGACWMFFARGVRLVRVPQTRWRFSVASAESADAIAVGDRVTLPGAADADQATSRHPLPEDFSDELALTSPIPLPKLPPRDAQAHGHTRTGPLPRTN; encoded by the coding sequence ATGTTCCGTTCCCTCTCGACCTACAACTACAGAATCTGGTTCGTCGGCGCCCTCGTCTCCAACATCGGCGGATGGATGCAGTCGATGACGCAGGACTGGGTCGTGCTCACCCAGCTCACCCAGAACAGCGCCGTCGCCGTCGGCTTCACGATGGCACTCCAGTTCGGGCCGCAGCTCGTGCTGGTGCCGTTCACCGGCCTCGTTGCCGACCGTTTCGACCGCCGCCGCATCCTCTTCGTCACGCAGACCGTGCTCATGCTACTGGCCGTCGGCCTCGGTGTGCTCCTGCTCGGCGGTCACGCCGAGCTGTGGCACCTCTACGCCTTCGCACTGGCGCTCGGCATCACCAACGCCTTCGATGCACCGGCTCGCCAGAGCTTCGTGAGCGACCTGGTCTCCGGCCAGAACACGTCCAACGCCGTCGCACTGAACGCCGCATCCTTCAACACGGCCCGCCTCATCGGCCCGGCCGTCGCCGGCCTGCTCATCGTCGTGATCGGTTCCGGCTGGGTGTTCATCGTGAACGCGTTCACCTTCATCGCCATGCTCGCCGCCCTCGCCATGCTGCGACGCGACGAGTTGAGGCTGCATCCGAAGATCAAGCGCGCCCGCGGCCAGTTCGTGCAGGGCTTCAGGTACGTGGCGACGCGCCCCGATCTGAAGGTCGTGTTCGTGATCGTCTTCCTGGTGAGCGCGTTCGGCATGAACTTCCCGATCTTCGCCTCGACCATGGCCGTGGAGTTCGGTGAGGGCGCCGGCGAGTACGGCCTGCTCTCGTCGATCCTCGCGATCGGATCCCTGACGGCGGCGCTGCTCTCGGCGCGCCGGTCGCGGGCGCGCCTGCGGGTGGTGATCGCGGCCACCGGCTTCTTCGGCCTCGCGGCCCTGACCGCAGCGCTCATGCCCAGCTACGCGACCTTCGCCGTGTCGCTCATCTTCATCGGCTTCGGCACCGTCACGCTGCTCACCACGGCCAACGGCTATGTGCAGACGACGGTGCCGGGTGAACTGCGCGGCCGTGTGCTCGCGCTCTACATGGCACTGCTCATGGGCGGCACGCTCATCGGCGCACCCGTCATCGGCTGGGTGGCCGACGCCTTCGGGCCGCGCTGGGGTCTCGGAGTCGCCGCCATCGCCGCCACCACCGGATTCGTCATCGGCGCGTGCTGGATGTTCTTCGCTCGCGGCGTGCGGCTCGTGCGTGTTCCGCAGACGCGCTGGCGCTTCTCCGTGGCCTCGGCGGAATCGGCCGACGCCATCGCCGTCGGGGATCGCGTGACACTGCCCGGTGCGGCGGATGCCGACCAGGCGACCTCGCGGCATCCGCTGCCCGAGGACTTCTCCGACGAACTGGCACTCACCTCGCCCATCCCGCTGCCGAAGCTGCCGCCACGCGACGCGCAGGCGCACGGGCACACCCGCACGGGACCGCTGCCGCGCACGAACTGA
- a CDS encoding MarR family winged helix-turn-helix transcriptional regulator, translated as MTIPQQSSLLRMSTFRLARRLRAQKSDDSVSDAQFAVLATLSIHGAHTLSALAERERVSAPSMNRTVNCLEEAGYLARAEDSVDRRKTNISLTASGSDLVTATVSKRDAWLTERMRALTADERDLLARAADLMGRLATQ; from the coding sequence ATGACCATTCCCCAGCAGAGCTCCCTCCTGCGGATGTCGACGTTCCGGCTGGCCAGGCGCCTGCGCGCCCAGAAGAGCGACGACTCCGTGTCCGATGCGCAGTTCGCCGTGCTCGCGACGCTCTCGATCCACGGTGCGCACACGTTGTCTGCCCTGGCCGAGCGCGAGCGCGTGTCGGCGCCGTCGATGAACCGCACGGTCAACTGCCTCGAGGAGGCCGGCTACCTCGCCCGCGCCGAGGACTCAGTCGATCGGCGCAAGACGAACATCAGTCTCACGGCATCCGGAAGCGACCTCGTCACGGCGACCGTGTCCAAGCGCGACGCCTGGCTCACGGAGCGCATGCGTGCGCTCACTGCCGACGAACGCGACCTGCTCGCGCGTGCCGCCGACCTAATGGGGAGGCTCGCCACCCAGTGA
- a CDS encoding DoxX family protein, with amino-acid sequence MAPTLASRFVTSLTTTPRASTTPQLFGRIALGAALLFAGISHLTFARDDFQAQVPDWVPADKDFVVLASGVVEITLGGALLVLGRRRVAVGWIVAAFFVAVFPGNISQYVTRTDAFGLDTDTARGIRLVFQPLLVLWALWSTGALRALRKRGR; translated from the coding sequence ATGGCACCCACGCTCGCGTCTCGCTTCGTCACGTCACTCACCACGACCCCGCGTGCGTCGACCACGCCGCAGCTTTTCGGGCGCATCGCGCTCGGCGCCGCGCTGCTGTTCGCCGGAATCAGCCACCTCACCTTCGCGCGCGACGACTTCCAGGCGCAGGTGCCCGACTGGGTTCCCGCAGACAAGGACTTCGTGGTGCTGGCCTCCGGCGTCGTCGAGATCACGCTCGGCGGCGCCCTCCTCGTGCTGGGCCGCAGACGCGTCGCCGTCGGCTGGATCGTCGCCGCCTTCTTCGTCGCCGTCTTTCCGGGCAACATCTCGCAGTACGTCACCAGAACGGATGCCTTCGGCCTGGACACCGACACGGCTCGCGGCATCCGCCTCGTCTTCCAGCCTCTCCTGGTGCTGTGGGCGCTGTGGTCGACGGGCGCGCTGCGCGCTCTGCGCAAGCGCGGTCGCTGA
- a CDS encoding SDR family oxidoreductase yields the protein MSTPNRRGVAVITGVGRRRSIGAGLALALAEDGWDLALSHWRPYDDRVGLERLPDDPEVIAEECRSLGAAVELLPGDLSDPATPGELLAAARRMGPVTGLVMSHCESVDSSILTTDLESWDRHFAVNARATWLLIKAFAEELPASVAPGKVGGRVVALTSDHTVNNLPYGASKGALDRIVTAAAVELADRGVRANVINPGPIDTGWMTDEVRAWGVEATPAGRLGTPKDTADLVRFLFSDAGSWMNGQILFSNGGFAVG from the coding sequence ATGAGCACACCGAACAGACGGGGCGTCGCCGTCATCACCGGAGTCGGACGGCGGCGGTCGATCGGAGCCGGCCTGGCGCTCGCGCTGGCCGAGGACGGCTGGGACCTCGCGCTCAGTCACTGGCGTCCCTACGACGACCGTGTCGGGTTGGAGCGGCTTCCCGACGACCCCGAGGTGATCGCCGAGGAGTGCCGCTCGCTCGGCGCCGCCGTCGAGCTCCTCCCCGGAGACCTGAGCGACCCGGCCACCCCCGGCGAGCTGCTCGCTGCTGCCCGGAGGATGGGGCCGGTCACCGGACTCGTCATGTCGCACTGCGAATCCGTCGACAGCTCCATCCTGACGACGGACCTGGAGAGCTGGGATCGCCACTTCGCCGTCAACGCCAGAGCGACGTGGCTTCTGATCAAGGCGTTCGCCGAGGAGCTTCCGGCTTCGGTCGCGCCGGGGAAGGTCGGGGGACGGGTCGTCGCCCTCACCAGCGATCACACCGTGAACAACCTGCCCTACGGCGCCAGCAAGGGCGCGCTCGACCGCATCGTCACAGCTGCAGCCGTCGAACTCGCCGACCGGGGAGTGCGTGCGAACGTCATCAACCCGGGACCGATCGACACCGGCTGGATGACGGACGAGGTGCGGGCGTGGGGCGTCGAGGCGACGCCGGCCGGGCGTCTCGGCACGCCGAAGGACACGGCCGATCTGGTGCGCTTCCTGTTCTCGGATGCCGGCTCGTGGATGAACGGACAGATCCTGTTCAGCAACGGCGGGTTCGCAGTCGGCTGA
- a CDS encoding circularly permuted type 2 ATP-grasp protein, with amino-acid sequence MVNLFEGYGSATIKRRGASPWDEMFPAIGDGTSVREAYTDIHSALARMTQEELRGRTESLASSYLAQGVTFDFAGEERPFPLDAVPRVIDGADWAVVEKGVQQRVRALEAFLSDAYGAQAAVRDGVIPAALISSSTHFHRQAAGIVAANGVRIQVSGIDLIRDENGAWRVLEDNVRVPSGVSYVISNRRVMAQTLPELFSSMHVRPVGDYPNRLLSALRASAPEGVDDPVIVVLTPGVYNSAYFEHTLLARLMGVELVEGRDLFCSGGRVWMRTTSGPTRVDVIYRRVDDEFIDPQQFYPDSVLGSPGILLAARLGNVTIANAVGNGVADDKLVYTYVPDLIRYYLGEEPVLPNVDTWRLEDPGALEEVLDRLDELVVKPVDGSGGKGLVVGPDASRAELDTLRSQLIADPRGWIAQPVVQLSTIPTLVDDGMRPRHADLRPFAVNDGENVWVLPGGLTRVALPEGQLVVNSSQGGGSKDTWVTGRIGTPRGTDAASLVSDQAALPSAPVIYDSMPAAATSPQDNGEVRQQQEQQQQQQQQQEQQQQQQPPSLAEGRTKSAIEALQRQETLSC; translated from the coding sequence ATGGTGAACCTGTTCGAAGGTTACGGATCCGCGACGATCAAGCGGCGCGGCGCGTCCCCCTGGGACGAGATGTTCCCGGCCATCGGAGACGGGACCTCGGTGCGCGAGGCCTACACCGACATCCACTCGGCGCTCGCCCGCATGACGCAGGAGGAGCTGCGCGGTCGCACCGAGTCGTTGGCCAGCTCCTACCTCGCCCAGGGTGTCACCTTCGACTTCGCCGGCGAGGAACGCCCGTTCCCGCTGGATGCCGTTCCCCGCGTCATCGACGGCGCGGATTGGGCCGTCGTCGAGAAGGGCGTTCAACAACGCGTGCGGGCCCTCGAGGCCTTCCTCTCCGACGCCTACGGAGCCCAGGCGGCCGTGCGCGACGGCGTCATTCCAGCGGCCCTCATCTCGAGCTCCACCCATTTCCACCGCCAGGCTGCAGGCATCGTCGCCGCGAACGGCGTGCGCATCCAGGTGTCGGGCATCGACCTCATCCGCGACGAGAACGGCGCCTGGCGCGTCCTCGAGGACAACGTGCGCGTGCCGAGCGGCGTGAGCTACGTGATCTCGAATCGCCGAGTCATGGCGCAGACCCTGCCCGAGCTGTTCAGTTCGATGCACGTCCGCCCCGTCGGCGACTACCCCAATCGCCTGCTCTCGGCGCTGCGCGCCAGTGCCCCGGAGGGCGTCGACGATCCCGTGATCGTGGTGCTCACCCCCGGCGTCTACAACTCGGCCTACTTCGAGCACACTCTGCTGGCCCGCCTCATGGGCGTCGAGCTCGTCGAAGGCCGTGACCTGTTCTGCTCCGGTGGCCGCGTCTGGATGCGCACGACGTCGGGTCCGACCCGCGTCGACGTCATCTACCGCCGTGTCGACGACGAGTTCATCGACCCGCAGCAGTTCTACCCCGACTCCGTGCTCGGCTCACCGGGCATCCTGCTGGCCGCGCGATTGGGTAACGTCACCATCGCCAACGCCGTGGGCAACGGCGTCGCCGACGACAAGCTCGTCTACACCTACGTGCCCGACCTCATCCGCTATTACCTGGGCGAGGAGCCGGTGCTCCCGAACGTCGACACCTGGCGCCTCGAGGATCCGGGTGCACTCGAGGAAGTCCTCGACCGCCTCGACGAGCTCGTGGTGAAGCCCGTCGACGGCTCGGGCGGCAAGGGGCTGGTCGTCGGACCCGACGCGAGTCGCGCCGAGCTCGACACCCTGCGTTCGCAGCTGATCGCCGACCCCCGCGGCTGGATCGCGCAGCCCGTGGTGCAGCTGTCGACCATTCCGACGCTGGTCGACGACGGCATGCGCCCGCGTCACGCCGACCTCAGGCCGTTCGCGGTCAACGACGGGGAGAACGTCTGGGTGCTCCCGGGCGGCCTCACCCGCGTTGCGCTGCCCGAGGGTCAGCTCGTCGTCAACTCCTCGCAGGGCGGCGGCTCGAAGGACACCTGGGTCACCGGACGCATCGGCACTCCCCGGGGAACGGATGCCGCGAGCCTGGTGTCCGATCAGGCGGCCCTGCCGAGCGCTCCGGTGATCTACGACTCCATGCCGGCTGCCGCCACCTCTCCGCAGGACAACGGTGAAGTGCGCCAGCAGCAGGAGCAACAGCAACAGCAACAGCAACAGCAGGAGCAACAGCAACAGCAACAGCCACCCTCGCTCGCTGAGGGCCGGACGAAGTCGGCGATCGAAGCGCTCCAGCGGCAGGAGACCCTCTCATGCTGA
- a CDS encoding alpha-E domain-containing protein has translation MLSRIAESLFWIGRYLERADGTARILDVHLQLLLEDPWIDEDTACRSLIALMGGEGNPDVQLTRKDVLALLAVDRDNSASIAYSLSSARENARRAREIISTELWECLNTTHARMPRRVAGDKAHEFFRWVRERTALAIGVTETSTSHDDAWLFFSLGRTIERADMTARLLATRSLTEASGPSWTTILRSCGAFEAYLRSYRGMPSARNAAEFLLLDRLFPRSVMFSLSRAEEYLVALDPTSSRLGVREESQRVLGQIRAELEFRPISEIISDLPGHMEEFQVATASASEAIRQRYFPTSAVPVWIGENS, from the coding sequence ATGCTGAGTCGCATCGCCGAGTCGCTGTTCTGGATCGGGCGCTACCTCGAGCGGGCCGACGGCACCGCCCGAATCCTCGACGTGCACCTTCAGCTGCTGCTCGAGGACCCCTGGATCGACGAGGACACGGCCTGCCGATCGCTCATCGCGCTCATGGGCGGCGAGGGCAATCCCGACGTGCAGCTGACCCGCAAGGACGTCCTGGCCCTGCTGGCCGTCGATCGCGACAACTCGGCGTCGATCGCCTACTCGCTGAGCTCCGCCCGGGAGAACGCGCGCCGCGCCCGCGAGATCATCTCGACCGAACTGTGGGAGTGCCTGAACACCACCCACGCCCGCATGCCGCGACGGGTGGCCGGCGACAAGGCCCACGAGTTCTTCCGCTGGGTGCGCGAGCGCACGGCCCTGGCGATCGGCGTCACCGAGACGTCGACCAGCCACGACGACGCCTGGTTGTTCTTCTCCCTCGGCCGCACGATCGAGCGGGCCGACATGACCGCGCGCCTGCTCGCCACCAGGTCGCTCACCGAGGCGAGCGGGCCGAGCTGGACCACGATCCTGCGCAGCTGCGGCGCCTTCGAGGCCTATCTGCGCAGCTACCGCGGCATGCCATCTGCCCGCAACGCCGCCGAGTTCCTGCTGCTCGATCGGCTGTTCCCCCGCTCGGTCATGTTCTCCCTGAGTCGTGCCGAGGAGTATCTCGTGGCGCTCGATCCGACGAGCAGCCGCCTCGGAGTGCGTGAGGAGTCGCAGCGTGTGCTCGGGCAGATCCGTGCCGAGCTGGAGTTCAGGCCGATCAGCGAGATCATCTCCGACCTTCCCGGCCATATGGAAGAGTTCCAGGTGGCGACGGCCTCGGCCAGCGAGGCGATCAGACAGCGATACTTCCCGACGAGCGCCGTTCCCGTCTGGATCGGAGAGAACTCATGA
- a CDS encoding transglutaminase family protein, with protein MSRLRIVHRTGFSYSRAATASYNEARMLPWHGSGQFVLSSELHIDPVAHQHSYIDYWGTRVSTFDVLTPHTELSVTATSLVDVAPIALTGTRLGWEELADVRETASVFVEQLRQTEATQPPDDVAALAAEIVSRGLDPHDAALEICRAIGDGIQYVPGSTRVSSTARESWEQGKGVCQDIAHIALGALRSVGIPARYVSGYLHPKREAAIGETVIGESHAWVEWFSGDWVGYDPTNQIEIGDRHVLVGRGRSYSDVSPLRGVYAGPSASKLFVRVEITREA; from the coding sequence ATGAGCCGTCTGCGCATAGTCCACCGAACCGGATTCTCGTACTCGCGTGCGGCGACCGCCTCCTACAACGAGGCACGGATGCTGCCCTGGCACGGCAGCGGCCAGTTCGTGCTGTCGAGCGAACTGCACATCGACCCGGTGGCGCACCAGCACTCCTACATCGACTACTGGGGCACGCGCGTCAGCACCTTCGACGTGCTGACGCCTCACACCGAGTTGTCCGTCACCGCGACGAGCCTGGTCGACGTGGCTCCGATCGCTCTCACCGGCACCCGGCTGGGCTGGGAGGAGCTCGCCGATGTGCGCGAGACCGCCAGTGTCTTCGTCGAGCAGCTCCGACAGACCGAGGCGACGCAGCCGCCCGATGACGTGGCCGCGCTCGCCGCCGAGATCGTCTCCCGCGGTCTCGACCCCCACGACGCCGCCCTCGAGATCTGTCGCGCCATCGGCGACGGCATCCAGTACGTTCCCGGATCCACCCGGGTGAGCTCCACCGCGCGAGAGTCGTGGGAGCAGGGCAAGGGCGTCTGCCAGGACATCGCCCACATCGCCCTCGGCGCGCTCCGCTCCGTCGGCATCCCGGCGCGCTACGTGTCCGGCTACCTGCATCCGAAGCGCGAAGCGGCCATCGGCGAGACCGTCATCGGCGAGTCCCACGCGTGGGTCGAGTGGTTCAGCGGCGACTGGGTGGGCTACGACCCCACGAACCAGATCGAGATCGGCGACAGGCACGTGCTCGTCGGGCGCGGTCGTTCCTACTCGGATGTCTCTCCGCTTCGGGGCGTCTACGCCGGCCCGAGCGCCTCGAAGCTGTTCGTGCGCGTCGAGATCACGCGCGAGGCGTAG